The following coding sequences lie in one Rutidosis leptorrhynchoides isolate AG116_Rl617_1_P2 chromosome 4, CSIRO_AGI_Rlap_v1, whole genome shotgun sequence genomic window:
- the LOC139839713 gene encoding polyol transporter 5-like encodes MADQKPEENGVSGKTKELMADFDPPKPPKRNKYAFACAMLASMTSVLLGYDIGVMSGAQIFIQKDLKLGDGQIEILVGILNLYSLVGSAAAGRTSDWIGRRYTIVLAGAIFFVGAILMGFATNYAFLMVGRFVAGIGVGYALMIAPVYTAEVSPASARGFLTSFPEVFINAGILLGYVSDYAFSKLPLHLGWRFMLGIGAIPSVFLALGVLGMPESPRWLVMQGRLGDAKIVLDKTSDSLEESKLRLADIKHAAGIPEDCNDDIVQVSKRSKGQGVWKELLIHPTPTVRHILMAGIGIHFFQQASGIDAVVLYSPRIFEKAGIVADTPKLLATIAVGFVKTIFILVATFFLDKVGRRPLLLSSVAGMILSLVGLGIGLSIIDHSDHKIHWAVALCIATILSYVAFFSIGMGPITWVYSSEIFPLKLRAQGCSMGVAMNRVVSGVIGMTFLSLYDAITIGGAFFLFAGIAVVAFVFFYTLFPETQGKNLEEVEQVFGTFFRWRSRQAELDMKKEAEMITNKSLN; translated from the exons ATGGCTGACCAGAAGCCCGAAGAAAATGGTGTTTCCGGTAAAACCAAAGAACTCATGGCCGACTTTGATCCACCAAAACCACCTAAGAGGAACAAGTACGCTTTCGCTTGTGCCATGTTGGCTTCCATGACTTCAGTCCTGCTTGGCTACG ATATTGGTGTGATGAGTGGGGCGCAAATCTTCATCCAAAAAGATTTAAAACTAGGAGACGGTCAAATCGAGATTCTAGTTGGTATATTGAATTTATACTCGTTGGTGGGGTCCGCAGCTGCGGGGCGAACATCTGACTGGATTGGGCGTCGTTACACCATCGTGTTAGCTGGTGCTATATTCTTCGTCGGAGCAATATTAATGGGATTTGCTACTAACTATGCGTTTCTTATGGTTGGTCGTTTTGTTGCCGGTATCGGTGTTGGTTATGCACTTATGATTGCCCCGGTGTATACTGCTGAGGTGTCACCAGCGTCAGCTCGTGGCTTCCTCACTTCTTTTCCTGAAGTCTTCATTAATGCCG GAATATTGCTTGGGTATGTATCCGATTACGCGTTCTCAAAGCTACCACTTCACTTAGGATGGCGGTTCATGTTGGGTATCGGAGCCATCCCTTCAGTGTTCCTAGCCTTGGGCGTCCTAGGCATGCCCGAGTCACCTCGTTGGCTCGTTATGCAGGGTCGACTTGGTGACGCTAAGATCGTCCTTGATAAAACCTCCGATAGTTTAGAAGAGTCTAAACTTCGATTAGCCGATATCAAACATGCTGCGGGTATACCAGAAGACTGTAATGATGACATCGTTCAAGTGTCAAAACGAAGCAAGGGTCAAGGAGTATGGAAGGAGTTGTTGATTCATCCAACGCCTACGGTTCGCCACATTTTGATGGCGGGTATTGGCATCCATTTCTTCCAACAAGCGAGTGGGATCGATGCTGTTGTGTTGTATAGTCCGAGGATCTTTGAGAAGGCTGGCATTGTTGCAGACACACCGAAATTACTAGCGACTATAGCGGTTGGGTTCGTGAAAACTATCTTTATTTTAGTGGCGACGTTTTTTCTTGATAAAGTGGGACGTCGACCGCTTTTATTGTCTAGTGTAGCCGGGATGATTTTATCGTTAGTGGGGCTTGGGATCGGGTTAAGTATCATAGATCATTCTGATCATAAGATTCATTGGGCTGTAGCACTTTGTATTGCTACGATTTTGTCGTATGTGGCGTTTTTTTCGATTGGGATGGGCCCGATCACATGGGTCTACAGCTCAGAGATTTTTCCTCTGAAGCTGCGGGCCCAGGGGTGTAGTATGGGAGTGGCAATGAATAGGGTGGTGAGTGGGGTTATCGGAATGACGTTCTTATCCCTCTACGATGCAATTACGATTGGTGGTGCCTTCTTTTTATTTGCGGGTATCGCGGTTGTAGCGTTTGTGTTCTTTTACACATTGTTCCCCGAAACGCAAGGTAAGAACTTGGAGGAAGTTGAGCAAGTTTTCGGTACGTTTTTTAGGTGGAGGTCAAGACAAGCAGAACTGGATATGAAAAAAGAGGCTGAAATGATAACCAATAAGTCTCTAAATTAA